In Odocoileus virginianus isolate 20LAN1187 ecotype Illinois chromosome 5, Ovbor_1.2, whole genome shotgun sequence, a single window of DNA contains:
- the LOC139035027 gene encoding late cornified envelope protein 1E-like: protein MSCQQNQQQCQPPPKCTPKCPTPKCPPKCPPKCPPVSSCCGSSSGGCCSSGCGGCCLSHHRHRRSHHRRPQRSDCCSQPSGGSGCCGGGSGQSSGGGCC from the coding sequence ATGTCCTGCCAGCAGAACCAGCAGCAGTGCCAGCCCCCTCCCAAGTGCACCCCCAAGTGCCCCACTCCTAAATGCCCCCCAAAGTGTCCCCCGAAGtgccccccagtctcctcctgCTGCGGCTCCAGCTCCGGGGGCTGCTGCAGCTCTGGGTGTGGGGGCTGCTGCCTGAGCCACCACAGGCACCGCAGGTCCCACCATCGCAGACCCCAGAGGTCTGACTGCTGCAGCCAGCCCTCGGGGGGCTCCGGGTGCTGCGGAGGGGGGAGCGGTCAGTCCTCTGGAGGCGGCTGCTGCTGA